A single genomic interval of Alphaproteobacteria bacterium harbors:
- the nuoN gene encoding NADH-quinone oxidoreductase subunit NuoN, producing the protein MIPFIAPDLMPAFPEISLAILALMLLMFGVSRKGEPFHAVSNLSILALLAVGAMICRYCGETVTTFNGMFIADSFGGFMKMLVIAGSAVSILMAAKYAERQRIMRFEYPILMLFATLGMLLMISANDLISLYMGLEMQSLPLYVLAAIQRDSVKSTEGGLKYFVLGALSSGMLLYGASLLYGYTGVTNFDKMGAILAASAPLSLGVIVGMVMLISGLAFKISAVPFHMWTPDVYEGAPTSVTAFFAIAPKIAALALLTRVFMGPFGSMVAEWQQIVVVLAIASMVLGSVAAIGQTNIKRLLAYSSIGNMGYALVGLAAASAEGVKSVMIFSAIYMVMTIGTFAIVLMMKQRERMLEEISDLSGLGQRQPMLALAMTVMMFSMAGIPPLAGFFGKLFVFQAAVAQGLYWLAVIGVIASVIAAYYYLRIIKVMYFEEAGDEGLDPAVDVRLNVLAGVSTAAMLLFIAMPGPLLATADAAAKSIAIFKPK; encoded by the coding sequence ATGATACCGTTCATCGCCCCGGATTTGATGCCGGCTTTCCCGGAGATTTCTCTCGCGATCCTCGCGCTCATGCTGCTGATGTTCGGCGTGTCCCGCAAAGGCGAGCCGTTTCATGCGGTTTCCAACCTGTCGATCCTCGCCTTGCTGGCGGTCGGCGCGATGATCTGCCGTTATTGCGGCGAGACCGTCACGACCTTCAACGGCATGTTTATTGCCGACAGCTTCGGGGGTTTCATGAAGATGCTGGTCATTGCAGGCTCCGCCGTGTCGATTCTGATGGCGGCGAAATATGCCGAACGCCAGCGCATTATGCGTTTCGAATACCCGATCCTGATGCTGTTCGCGACATTGGGCATGCTGCTGATGATTTCGGCGAACGACCTGATCTCGCTTTACATGGGCCTTGAAATGCAGAGCTTGCCGCTTTACGTGCTGGCGGCCATCCAGCGTGACAGCGTCAAGTCGACGGAAGGCGGGCTGAAATATTTTGTTCTGGGAGCGCTGTCATCGGGCATGCTGCTGTACGGCGCGTCGCTGCTGTATGGTTACACGGGCGTCACGAATTTCGACAAAATGGGGGCGATCCTTGCTGCTTCCGCACCGCTCAGTCTCGGCGTGATCGTCGGCATGGTTATGCTGATTTCCGGGCTTGCCTTCAAAATCTCCGCCGTGCCGTTCCATATGTGGACACCTGACGTATATGAAGGCGCGCCGACTTCGGTCACCGCATTCTTCGCGATTGCGCCGAAAATCGCCGCGCTCGCGCTGCTCACCCGCGTTTTCATGGGGCCGTTCGGCAGCATGGTTGCGGAATGGCAGCAGATTGTCGTCGTGCTGGCGATTGCGTCTATGGTGCTGGGCTCGGTCGCCGCGATCGGGCAGACGAATATCAAGCGCCTGCTGGCTTACAGTTCCATCGGCAACATGGGCTATGCGCTCGTCGGTCTTGCTGCCGCCAGTGCGGAAGGCGTGAAATCTGTCATGATCTTCTCGGCAATTTATATGGTCATGACCATCGGCACTTTCGCGATCGTCCTGATGATGAAGCAGCGCGAGCGTATGCTGGAGGAAATTTCCGACCTCTCCGGCCTTGGTCAACGCCAGCCGATGCTGGCGCTGGCGATGACGGTCATGATGTTCTCGATGGCGGGTATTCCGCCGCTCGCCGGTTTCTTCGGAAAGCTGTTCGTGTTTCAGGCGGCGGTTGCGCAGGGGCTTTACTGGCTTGCCGTGATCGGCGTTATCGCTTCGGTCATCGCCGCTTATTATTACCTGCGTATTATCAAGGTCATGTATTTCGAGGAAGCAGGCGATGAAGGCCTCGACCCCGCCGTCGATGTACGCCTGAACGTGCTGGCAGGCGTTTCGACCGCCGCGATGTTGCTGTTCATCGCCATGCCCGGACCGTTGCTGGCAACGGCGGATGCGGCGGCGAAGTCGATTGCGATTTTCAAGCCTAAATGA
- a CDS encoding NADH-quinone oxidoreductase subunit M produces MISFPILSLLVFLPLAGVLFLLFVRGDAETVARNARNTALLTSLFTFGLSIYMYMGFDGTSAELQFVEKLPWLPGLNINYKLGVDGISIFFVLLSTFLTPICILASWESIEHRVKEYMISFLLLETMMLGMFCAIDLMLFYIFFEGVLIPMFVIIGVWGGKRRVYSAFKFFLYTLLGSVLMLLAILYLYNTYGTTDIPELSKLAIPANVQKWLWLAFLASFAVKVPMWPVHTWLPDAHVEAPTAGSVILAGVLLKMGGYGFLRLSLPVFPDASVYYAPWIFGFSVIAVIYTSLVALAQEDMKKLIAYSSVAHMGFVTIGIFAMNQNGFDGAMFQMLSHGVVSAALFLCVGVIYDRLHTREIARYGGLIKNMPKYATIFMVFMLASVGLPGTSGFIGEFLVLVGSYQVSTTVTAFAATGVVLGAAYMLYLYKRVVFGELVKSDVKAMKDADGREVAIFLPMVGLVFWMGIYPSSFTAPMAPALGKVLERVAPARQALLEARAPAAAEKKAEEAAKAAGEQPAVMTEPEATPAEAEPAKEPEKTEEAPKHKKGKKKK; encoded by the coding sequence ATGATTTCCTTCCCCATTCTTTCCTTGCTTGTATTCCTGCCTTTGGCGGGTGTGTTGTTCCTGCTCTTCGTGCGCGGCGATGCCGAAACGGTGGCGCGTAACGCACGGAATACGGCGCTGCTGACCTCGTTGTTCACCTTCGGCCTGTCTATATATATGTATATGGGCTTCGACGGCACATCGGCGGAACTGCAATTTGTCGAGAAACTGCCCTGGCTGCCCGGCCTCAATATCAATTACAAGCTGGGTGTCGATGGCATCTCGATCTTCTTCGTCCTGCTGTCCACTTTCCTGACCCCGATTTGCATTCTTGCCAGCTGGGAATCTATCGAGCATCGCGTGAAGGAATACATGATTTCCTTCCTGCTGCTGGAAACCATGATGCTCGGCATGTTCTGCGCCATCGACCTCATGCTGTTCTACATCTTCTTTGAAGGCGTGCTGATCCCGATGTTCGTCATCATCGGCGTATGGGGCGGCAAACGTCGCGTTTACTCGGCTTTCAAATTCTTCCTCTACACGCTGCTTGGATCGGTGCTGATGCTGCTGGCGATCCTGTACCTGTATAATACCTACGGCACGACCGATATTCCGGAGCTGTCGAAACTCGCGATCCCTGCGAATGTGCAGAAATGGCTCTGGCTGGCCTTCCTTGCATCCTTCGCGGTGAAGGTGCCGATGTGGCCGGTGCATACATGGTTGCCCGATGCGCACGTGGAAGCGCCGACAGCGGGTTCCGTCATTCTGGCGGGCGTTCTGCTGAAAATGGGCGGCTACGGCTTCCTGCGGCTGTCTCTGCCGGTGTTCCCGGATGCGTCGGTTTATTACGCGCCGTGGATTTTCGGCTTCAGCGTGATTGCGGTCATCTATACATCGCTCGTCGCGCTTGCGCAGGAAGACATGAAGAAGCTGATCGCTTATTCATCCGTCGCGCATATGGGCTTTGTCACCATCGGCATTTTCGCCATGAACCAAAACGGTTTCGACGGCGCAATGTTCCAGATGCTGTCGCATGGCGTGGTGTCTGCCGCGCTGTTCCTGTGCGTGGGCGTCATTTATGACCGCCTGCATACGCGGGAAATTGCGCGTTACGGCGGGCTGATCAAGAACATGCCGAAATACGCGACGATCTTCATGGTGTTTATGCTGGCCTCCGTCGGCCTGCCGGGCACCAGTGGATTTATCGGCGAATTCCTTGTCCTTGTCGGTTCCTATCAGGTCAGCACGACTGTGACTGCGTTTGCCGCGACAGGTGTCGTTTTGGGCGCTGCCTATATGCTGTACCTTTACAAACGCGTCGTTTTTGGCGAGCTCGTCAAATCCGACGTGAAGGCGATGAAGGATGCCGATGGCCGCGAGGTTGCGATTTTCCTGCCCATGGTCGGCCTTGTGTTCTGGATGGGTATTTATCCGTCCAGCTTCACCGCGCCGATGGCGCCGGCACTTGGAAAAGTGCTGGAACGCGTCGCACCGGCGCGTCAGGCATTGTTGGAGGCGCGCGCCCCGGCTGCCGCCGAAAAGAAAGCTGAAGAGGCTGCGAAAGCAGCTGGAGAACAACCCGCCGTAATGACCGAGCCCGAAGCGACCCCCGCCGAAGCGGAGCCCGCCAAGGAGCCGGAAAAGACGGAAGAAGCGCCCAAGCATAAAAAGGGAAAGAAAAAGAAATGA
- the nuoL gene encoding NADH-quinone oxidoreductase subunit L — MEFIAVFAPLIGCLAAALFAWKEDEEGHGPAQVLTCGLMILAAIISATLFYKINFAATMAPSTIVLFNWISSGTLNLNWSLKFDQLSATMVLVVNFVSCAVHIYSVGYMHHDKRRALFQCYLSLFTFAMLMLVTSANFVQLFFGWEGVGVASYLLIGFWHHKDSANRAAIKAFVVNRIGDFGLALGIFAVFMVFGSLDFDKVFAAVPATKDVMVEFLGQQFNAVTLIGFLLFVGAMGKSAQLGLHTWLPDAMEGPTPVSALIHAATMVTAGVFLVCRMSPIYEYAPAAREFITVLGALTALVAATIAITQFDIKRVIAYSTMSQLGYMFFAAGVSAYSAAMFHLFTHAFFKALLFLGAGSVIHAMSDEQDMRRMGGIYKLIPFTYAVMWIGSLALAGVPPFAGFFSKDTILEANFAAHSQVGTFAYWCGITAAFLTAFYSWRLIFMTFHGTPRADEKVMAHVHESPKIMTIPLAFLAIGALAAGALTVFFVGESRGSFWGSSIFVLEQNDVLEHIHHIPEWAKLLPTGVGIAGILLAFLFYVRKRHMPAMMAGMFSGIHNFFFRKWYFDELYNCIAVIPSFFLGNKLWKTGDGAIIDGFGPDGVAATIKSGSDKAHGLQSGYIFHYAFAMIIGVVAIITAYVFYAHRQGF; from the coding sequence ATGGAATTCATTGCTGTATTCGCGCCGCTGATCGGCTGTCTCGCCGCCGCCCTGTTCGCCTGGAAAGAGGACGAAGAAGGCCACGGACCCGCACAGGTGCTGACCTGCGGGTTGATGATCCTTGCCGCCATCATTTCGGCCACGTTGTTTTACAAAATAAACTTCGCAGCCACGATGGCTCCCAGCACGATCGTGCTGTTCAACTGGATTTCGTCGGGTACGCTGAACCTTAACTGGTCGCTGAAATTCGACCAGCTGTCGGCGACGATGGTGCTGGTGGTTAACTTTGTTTCCTGCGCCGTTCATATATATTCTGTCGGCTATATGCACCATGACAAGCGCCGCGCGCTGTTCCAGTGCTATCTCAGCCTGTTCACCTTTGCGATGCTGATGCTTGTGACATCGGCTAACTTCGTCCAGCTGTTCTTCGGCTGGGAGGGGGTGGGCGTCGCGTCCTATCTGCTGATCGGTTTCTGGCACCACAAGGATAGTGCCAACCGAGCCGCTATTAAGGCCTTCGTCGTCAACCGTATCGGCGATTTCGGTCTCGCTCTTGGCATATTTGCCGTGTTCATGGTGTTTGGTTCGCTTGATTTCGACAAAGTTTTTGCGGCTGTTCCCGCGACGAAAGATGTTATGGTCGAATTCCTCGGCCAGCAATTCAATGCTGTTACGCTGATCGGCTTCCTGCTGTTTGTCGGGGCGATGGGTAAATCCGCACAGCTGGGCCTGCATACCTGGCTGCCCGACGCGATGGAAGGCCCGACTCCAGTTTCCGCGCTGATCCATGCGGCAACGATGGTGACGGCGGGGGTATTCCTTGTATGCCGTATGTCGCCGATTTACGAATATGCGCCTGCAGCGCGTGAGTTCATCACCGTCCTTGGCGCACTGACCGCGCTTGTGGCGGCGACCATCGCCATCACGCAATTCGACATCAAACGTGTCATCGCCTATTCGACCATGAGCCAGCTGGGTTACATGTTCTTTGCGGCGGGCGTTTCTGCATACAGTGCGGCGATGTTCCACCTGTTCACGCACGCATTCTTCAAGGCGTTGCTGTTCTTGGGCGCAGGTTCGGTTATCCATGCAATGTCGGACGAACAGGATATGCGCCGCATGGGCGGCATTTATAAACTGATCCCGTTCACTTATGCGGTGATGTGGATCGGCAGCCTTGCGTTGGCGGGTGTTCCGCCCTTCGCCGGTTTCTTCTCGAAAGATACTATCCTTGAGGCGAACTTCGCGGCGCATAGCCAGGTGGGCACGTTTGCCTATTGGTGCGGTATCACGGCTGCGTTCCTGACGGCGTTCTATTCGTGGCGCCTGATTTTCATGACGTTCCACGGCACGCCGCGCGCGGATGAAAAAGTCATGGCACATGTCCATGAATCGCCCAAGATCATGACTATTCCGCTTGCTTTCCTTGCGATTGGCGCATTGGCGGCGGGCGCGCTGACGGTGTTCTTTGTCGGTGAATCCCGCGGTTCGTTCTGGGGTAGCTCTATTTTCGTGCTGGAACAAAATGATGTTCTGGAACACATTCATCACATTCCCGAATGGGCGAAGCTGCTGCCGACCGGGGTTGGCATCGCGGGTATCCTGCTGGCATTCCTGTTCTATGTCCGCAAGCGCCATATGCCGGCGATGATGGCGGGCATGTTCAGCGGCATCCACAACTTCTTCTTCCGCAAATGGTATTTCGACGAGCTGTATAACTGCATCGCCGTGATCCCGTCCTTCTTCCTCGGCAACAAGCTGTGGAAAACGGGCGATGGCGCGATCATCGACGGATTCGGTCCTGACGGCGTCGCCGCAACGATCAAGTCGGGTTCCGACAAGGCGCATGGCCTGCAAAGCGGATATATCTTCCACTACGCCTTCGCCATGATTATCGGCGTTGTCGCCATCATAACCGCTTACGTCTTCTATGCTCACAGGCAGGGGTTCTAA
- the nuoK gene encoding NADH-quinone oxidoreductase subunit NuoK, whose amino-acid sequence MPTVIGIHNFLIVSGILFTLGVFGIFLNRRNVIIILMSIELILLSVSINLVAFSVHLHDLTGQVFSMFILTVAAAEAAIGLAILVVFFRNKASIAVEDISALKG is encoded by the coding sequence ATGCCAACAGTCATTGGTATCCACAATTTCCTGATCGTATCGGGCATCCTGTTCACGCTGGGCGTGTTCGGCATTTTCCTGAACCGCCGCAACGTCATCATCATTCTGATGTCGATCGAACTGATCCTCCTGTCGGTCAGCATCAACCTTGTCGCGTTTTCCGTCCATCTGCATGACCTGACGGGCCAGGTGTTCTCGATGTTCATTCTTACGGTCGCGGCGGCTGAAGCCGCCATCGGCCTTGCCATCCTCGTCGTATTCTTCCGCAACAAGGCATCGATTGCGGTCGAAGACATCAGCGCGCTGAAGGGATAA
- a CDS encoding NADH-quinone oxidoreductase subunit J encodes MIEAFFFYAFSAVLLASGVMVISARNPVHSVLFLILAFFNAAGLFVMLGAEFIAMIMVIVYVGAVAVLFLFVVMMLDINFAQMREGMLKHAPVGGLVGLVLIVEFAWMYLNWHSAKDADLHAFAPIPDTLSNTHALGYLLYTEYVYLFQISGLILLVSMIGAITLTLRSRAGVRRQSIASQIARDPKAVLKIEKIQSGTGVS; translated from the coding sequence ATGATCGAGGCATTTTTCTTTTACGCTTTCTCCGCCGTGCTGCTGGCGAGCGGTGTCATGGTCATATCGGCCAGGAACCCGGTGCATTCGGTGCTGTTCCTGATTTTGGCGTTTTTCAACGCCGCCGGGCTGTTCGTGATGCTGGGTGCGGAATTCATTGCGATGATCATGGTGATCGTCTATGTGGGCGCGGTCGCCGTGCTGTTCCTTTTCGTCGTCATGATGCTCGACATCAATTTCGCGCAGATGCGGGAAGGGATGCTGAAGCACGCGCCGGTCGGCGGTCTGGTCGGTCTTGTCCTGATCGTCGAATTCGCGTGGATGTACCTGAACTGGCATAGCGCGAAAGATGCGGATCTGCATGCCTTCGCGCCCATTCCTGATACGCTCAGCAACACCCATGCCCTCGGTTACCTGCTGTACACAGAATATGTTTACCTGTTCCAGATTTCGGGCCTGATCCTGCTGGTGTCGATGATCGGCGCGATCACGCTGACTCTGCGCAGCCGCGCAGGCGTCCGCCGCCAGAGCATCGCCAGCCAGATCGCGCGCGATCCCAAGGCCGTGCTGAAAATAGAAAAAATCCAATCCGGTACGGGAGTGTCCTGA
- the nuoI gene encoding NADH-quinone oxidoreductase subunit NuoI, which translates to MSFISKTTNAFLLTEIVKGFALTFSYIFRPKVTLNYPFEKGPISPRFRGEHALRRYPNGEERCIACKLCEAICPALAITIEAEPRDDGSRRTTRYDIDMTKCIYCGLCQEACPVDAIVEGPNFEYATETREELYYNKEKLLANGDRWEAQLAANIEADAPYR; encoded by the coding sequence ATGTCGTTTATTTCCAAGACAACAAACGCGTTCCTGCTGACCGAGATCGTCAAGGGTTTTGCGCTGACCTTCAGCTATATCTTCCGCCCGAAGGTGACGCTGAACTATCCCTTTGAAAAGGGCCCGATCAGCCCGCGTTTCCGCGGGGAACATGCTCTGCGCCGCTATCCGAACGGGGAAGAGCGCTGCATCGCCTGCAAACTGTGCGAAGCAATCTGCCCTGCGCTTGCGATCACCATCGAGGCCGAACCGCGCGATGACGGCAGCCGCCGCACAACGCGCTATGACATCGACATGACGAAATGCATTTATTGCGGCTTGTGCCAGGAAGCATGCCCCGTCGATGCGATCGTCGAAGGCCCGAATTTCGAATACGCGACCGAAACGCGCGAGGAGCTTTACTACAACAAGGAAAAGCTGCTGGCGAACGGCGACCGTTGGGAAGCACAGCTTGCCGCGAATATCGAAGCCGACGCGCCCTACAGATAA
- the nuoH gene encoding NADH-quinone oxidoreductase subunit NuoH, with protein sequence MDNLFSVFKTDIWTQTICKAELCVAYVQPVANITLWILSFVGPLIIAMAYLTYAERKILAVMQMRQGPMMVGPFGLLQPLADGIKLLGKETIIPSGANRGVFVMAPMLTFMLSLVAWAVIPVNAGWVIADINVGVLYLFAISSLGVYGILMAGWASNSRYAFLGGLRSAAQMVSYEVSMGFVIVAVLLTTGSLNLTALVEAQRPFWVTLLLFPMFVIFVISALAETNRAPFDLPEGESELVGGYNVEYSSMTFALFFLGEYMNMILMSGMTTVLFLGGWHPPFGIEFLSVIPGFIWFALKVSFVLFVFIWTRATLPRFRYDQLMRLGWKIFLPFTLLWVVLIAGVLLYNKALPGMENAAVAATAAAPAAVSAPAAPQTAPAETVTTETAAPEAAPVAPAEAPKAEEKE encoded by the coding sequence ATGGATAATCTTTTCAGCGTTTTTAAAACCGATATCTGGACGCAGACAATCTGCAAAGCCGAGCTATGCGTTGCTTATGTGCAGCCGGTTGCGAATATTACCCTTTGGATCCTGTCATTCGTCGGCCCGCTGATTATTGCGATGGCATACCTGACCTATGCCGAGCGTAAAATTCTGGCCGTCATGCAGATGCGTCAGGGACCGATGATGGTTGGCCCGTTCGGCCTGCTGCAGCCGCTGGCCGATGGTATTAAACTGCTGGGCAAGGAAACGATCATCCCCTCCGGCGCGAACCGCGGCGTTTTCGTCATGGCACCGATGCTGACCTTCATGCTCAGCCTTGTGGCATGGGCGGTCATTCCCGTGAATGCGGGCTGGGTGATTGCCGATATCAACGTGGGCGTGCTGTACCTGTTCGCCATTTCGTCGCTGGGTGTCTATGGCATCCTGATGGCGGGCTGGGCGTCGAACTCGCGTTATGCGTTCTTGGGCGGCCTACGCTCCGCCGCGCAGATGGTTTCCTACGAAGTTTCGATGGGTTTTGTGATTGTGGCCGTGCTGCTGACGACCGGTTCGCTGAACCTGACAGCGCTTGTGGAGGCGCAGCGCCCGTTCTGGGTGACGCTGCTGCTGTTCCCGATGTTTGTCATTTTCGTCATTTCGGCACTTGCCGAAACCAACCGCGCGCCCTTTGACCTGCCGGAAGGCGAGTCCGAGCTGGTGGGCGGTTACAACGTCGAATATTCGTCCATGACCTTCGCACTGTTCTTCCTGGGCGAATACATGAACATGATCCTGATGAGCGGGATGACGACAGTGCTTTTCCTTGGTGGCTGGCATCCGCCGTTCGGCATCGAATTCCTGAGCGTTATTCCGGGCTTTATCTGGTTCGCGCTGAAGGTGTCGTTCGTGTTGTTCGTGTTCATCTGGACGCGCGCGACCCTGCCGCGTTTCCGCTATGACCAGCTGATGCGCCTGGGCTGGAAAATCTTCCTGCCCTTCACGCTGCTCTGGGTCGTGCTGATTGCGGGTGTGCTGCTCTATAACAAGGCGCTGCCCGGCATGGAAAATGCAGCCGTCGCCGCGACCGCTGCTGCACCGGCTGCCGTCAGCGCGCCTGCGGCACCGCAAACTGCGCCTGCTGAAACCGTAACGACCGAAACCGCCGCGCCGGAGGCTGCGCCCGTCGCTCCCGCAGAAGCGCCGAAGGCGGAGGAGAAAGAATAA
- a CDS encoding NADH-quinone oxidoreductase subunit G: MPKLTIDGMEVTVEPGTSIIQAAEQLGIEIPRFCYHDKLSVPANCRMCLVEVEKSPKPVASCAMPCAEDMKVHTNSPQAQKARKGVIEMLLINHPLDCPICDQGGECDLQDQTVAFGFDRSRYREEKRAVKDKDLGPLIKTTMTRCIHCTRCVRFGDEIAGVDEMGVLNRGEHLEIGTYVQQMVTSELSGNIIDICPVGALTSKPYEFTARPWELRKVESIDVSDAVGSNIRIDTRGGAVLRVLPRLHEGVNEEWISDKARFSIDGLKNQRLDRPYVRVNGRLEPASWNQAFAAISEKMSGVDGKKFGAIAGDLADCESMAALKDLLAAYGSKNLECRQDGAQYDVSQACGWRFNTTIAGIEQADVILLVGTNPRHEAALVNARIRKTWLAKRIKIGVIGQQVDLNYPTKFLGAGPETLAELASGKGAFAEVLSKAQNPMIIVGQGALSRDDGMEIQALARAVATKFNMVKDGWNGFNVLHTQASRVGALELGFVGGDLDKMLKGDVLYLLGADEIPVGSIDKDTFVIYQGHHGDAAAARADVILPGAAYTEKNATYVNIEGRAQQAKQAIFPPGEAREDWKIIRALSEALGKTLPYDDIAQLRARMAKANPVFANIDSVQPAAWKPFGKEGKHDAAPFSLVINNFYMTDVISRASRVMEECTEAFLNGTKEKTGSHG, from the coding sequence ATGCCTAAACTCACCATCGACGGTATGGAAGTCACGGTCGAACCCGGCACATCCATCATTCAGGCGGCAGAGCAGCTGGGCATCGAAATCCCGCGTTTCTGCTATCACGACAAGCTGTCCGTGCCGGCCAACTGCCGCATGTGCCTTGTCGAGGTCGAAAAATCGCCGAAGCCTGTTGCATCCTGCGCGATGCCCTGCGCGGAAGACATGAAAGTGCATACCAATTCGCCGCAGGCGCAAAAGGCGCGCAAGGGCGTGATCGAAATGCTGCTGATCAACCACCCGCTGGACTGCCCGATCTGCGACCAGGGCGGCGAGTGCGATTTGCAGGACCAGACCGTTGCGTTCGGTTTCGACCGTTCGCGCTACCGCGAAGAAAAACGCGCGGTGAAGGACAAAGACCTCGGCCCGCTGATCAAGACCACCATGACCCGCTGCATCCATTGCACGCGCTGCGTCCGCTTTGGCGACGAAATCGCAGGCGTTGACGAAATGGGCGTGCTGAACCGCGGCGAACATCTTGAAATCGGCACATATGTGCAGCAGATGGTGACATCGGAACTGTCCGGCAACATCATCGACATCTGCCCCGTCGGCGCGCTGACCTCGAAACCCTATGAATTCACCGCCCGCCCGTGGGAACTGCGCAAGGTCGAAAGCATCGACGTATCGGACGCAGTCGGATCGAACATCCGCATCGATACCCGCGGCGGTGCCGTGCTGCGCGTGCTGCCCCGCCTGCATGAAGGCGTGAACGAGGAATGGATTTCCGACAAAGCGCGTTTCAGTATTGACGGGTTGAAAAACCAGCGTCTCGACCGCCCCTATGTGCGCGTGAACGGCAGGCTGGAACCGGCAAGCTGGAATCAGGCATTTGCCGCAATCTCAGAAAAAATGTCCGGCGTTGATGGCAAGAAATTCGGCGCGATTGCCGGTGACCTTGCCGATTGCGAGTCCATGGCGGCGTTGAAAGATCTGCTGGCCGCTTACGGTTCCAAAAACCTCGAATGCCGCCAGGATGGCGCACAATATGATGTGTCGCAGGCTTGTGGCTGGCGCTTCAACACGACTATCGCGGGCATTGAACAGGCGGATGTCATCCTGCTGGTCGGCACCAACCCGCGCCACGAAGCGGCGCTTGTCAACGCGCGCATACGCAAGACATGGCTCGCCAAGCGCATCAAGATCGGCGTGATCGGCCAGCAGGTCGATTTGAACTACCCGACTAAATTCCTGGGCGCCGGCCCTGAAACTCTGGCTGAACTCGCCAGCGGCAAGGGTGCATTCGCCGAAGTCCTGAGTAAGGCGCAAAACCCGATGATTATCGTGGGGCAGGGCGCGCTCAGCCGTGATGACGGCATGGAAATTCAGGCGCTCGCCCGCGCCGTCGCGACGAAATTCAACATGGTCAAGGACGGCTGGAATGGCTTTAACGTGCTGCATACGCAGGCAAGCCGCGTCGGCGCGCTTGAACTCGGCTTTGTCGGCGGCGACCTCGACAAAATGCTGAAGGGCGATGTGCTGTACCTGCTGGGCGCGGATGAAATCCCCGTCGGCAGCATCGACAAAGACACCTTCGTCATTTATCAGGGCCACCACGGCGATGCGGCAGCGGCCCGCGCCGATGTAATCCTGCCCGGCGCTGCATATACCGAGAAAAACGCGACCTATGTGAACATAGAAGGCCGCGCACAACAGGCAAAACAGGCGATCTTCCCGCCCGGCGAGGCGCGCGAAGACTGGAAAATCATCCGCGCATTGTCGGAAGCGCTCGGCAAGACGCTGCCTTATGACGATATTGCCCAGCTGCGCGCACGTATGGCGAAGGCAAACCCGGTTTTTGCCAATATCGACAGCGTTCAGCCGGCAGCATGGAAACCTTTTGGCAAGGAGGGCAAGCATGATGCTGCGCCGTTCTCGCTTGTCATCAACAACTTCTACATGACCGACGTCATCTCCCGCGCGTCCCGCGTGATGGAGGAATGCACCGAGGCGTTCCTGAACGGCACTAAAGAAAAGACGGGCAGCCATGGATAA
- a CDS encoding SRPBCC family protein has product MKKLDETCTVSVAISCPMDKVYKFLSAPANFPQWASGLCTEIKKKDGKWVAVTPQGPAKIEFTKKNTFGILDHTVTLGRYKIYVPMRVLPNKKGCEVLLTLYRNDMPESRFKEDIGWVERDLDALKDLLEQTAGKGDANA; this is encoded by the coding sequence ATGAAGAAACTCGACGAAACCTGCACCGTCAGCGTTGCGATTTCGTGTCCGATGGACAAGGTCTATAAATTCCTTTCCGCGCCGGCGAATTTCCCGCAATGGGCAAGCGGCCTGTGCACGGAAATCAAGAAAAAAGACGGCAAATGGGTTGCGGTCACACCGCAGGGGCCGGCCAAAATCGAATTCACCAAGAAAAACACATTCGGCATTCTCGACCATACTGTCACCTTGGGTCGCTACAAGATTTATGTGCCCATGCGTGTATTGCCGAACAAGAAGGGCTGTGAAGTGCTGCTGACGCTTTACCGCAACGATATGCCCGAAAGCCGTTTCAAGGAAGATATCGGCTGGGTCGAGCGCGATCTGGATGCTTTGAAAGACCTGCTGGAGCAAACCGCAGGCAAGGGGGATGCCAATGCCTAA